A genomic window from Candidatus Binatia bacterium includes:
- a CDS encoding DUF2079 domain-containing protein, with protein sequence MSKIKDATVAPMPSFQRHVRTVRLLVLLLAGVYFAYFSLYTCISHDRFKTYAFDLGTFDQGVWLAGHGTDYFVTVRGLHLLGDHVRLFSFVLAPLYWIWDDARALLVMQTLFIAAGAWFVMRISLREVPQRPWLALVLAAGYLLNPAVQNLNLDHAHPDAFAQTFLLAAIDALRGGRLAVFWIASALAMSCKEDVPLVFIGVGLVLLLDARRRRTGFVLATVATLYFALCVWVILPHFNGMGFFRFKTGGFLSSLGYHSKDPAWITSKFLQHENGIYLLQVGLAQLYLFVLAPLWLIPATAPLVANLLSDAQYMRDLSYHYQATILPFLIVATVDAVAKWQRPKTAPSLSQDPGGVAATPRFFLARAPLPELALLAAAVASNIWLSKVPLNRLQVLPEAWEMLKSDDRIAQANRLLARIPKDAVVAADYSLVPHLSHRRYIYMFPNPFEESNWGIHGEKQANPDTVEYVASRDVPGREPVMQILGNLGDQMRFERIATAGSIQLYRRVNHVPPAANATCGDWNGDGIISNEDLRWIAFAIMKKKPCPIWVCDIDGDRQIRYADVLRLGHYLQDPQTALLCPTQDGSK encoded by the coding sequence ATGTCGAAGATCAAAGACGCGACTGTCGCCCCGATGCCGTCTTTCCAGCGTCACGTCCGCACCGTCCGGCTTCTGGTCCTGCTCCTGGCCGGGGTCTATTTCGCGTATTTCTCGCTCTACACGTGCATCTCCCACGACCGCTTCAAGACCTACGCCTTTGATCTTGGCACGTTCGACCAGGGCGTCTGGCTGGCCGGGCACGGCACGGACTACTTCGTCACGGTGCGCGGCCTCCACCTGCTCGGCGACCACGTCCGTTTGTTCTCCTTCGTGCTCGCGCCGCTGTACTGGATCTGGGACGACGCTCGCGCGCTGCTCGTCATGCAGACCCTGTTCATCGCCGCCGGGGCCTGGTTCGTCATGCGCATCTCGCTTCGCGAGGTGCCGCAGCGCCCGTGGCTCGCGCTGGTGCTCGCCGCCGGCTACCTGCTGAACCCTGCAGTCCAGAACCTGAACCTCGACCACGCGCACCCCGACGCGTTTGCGCAGACGTTCCTGCTGGCGGCGATCGACGCTCTGCGCGGAGGCCGCCTCGCCGTCTTCTGGATCGCCTCGGCACTGGCGATGTCGTGCAAGGAGGACGTGCCGCTGGTCTTCATCGGCGTCGGCCTCGTGCTCCTGCTCGACGCGCGGCGCCGGCGCACCGGCTTCGTGCTGGCGACGGTTGCGACGCTCTATTTCGCGCTCTGCGTGTGGGTGATCCTGCCGCACTTCAACGGAATGGGATTCTTCCGGTTCAAGACCGGAGGGTTCCTTTCGAGCCTCGGCTACCACTCGAAAGACCCGGCATGGATCACGTCGAAATTCCTGCAGCACGAGAACGGCATCTACCTGCTTCAGGTCGGGCTGGCGCAGCTTTACCTGTTCGTGCTGGCGCCGCTGTGGCTGATTCCGGCGACTGCGCCCCTGGTGGCCAATCTTCTGTCCGACGCGCAGTACATGCGCGACCTCTCGTACCACTACCAGGCGACGATCCTGCCGTTCCTGATCGTCGCCACGGTCGACGCCGTCGCGAAATGGCAGCGGCCGAAGACGGCACCTTCTTTGTCGCAGGACCCCGGCGGCGTTGCGGCGACGCCGCGCTTTTTTCTCGCCCGTGCGCCGCTGCCCGAGCTCGCGCTACTGGCGGCCGCGGTGGCCTCCAACATCTGGCTGAGCAAGGTGCCGCTCAATCGCCTCCAGGTGCTTCCGGAGGCGTGGGAGATGCTGAAGTCGGACGACAGGATCGCGCAGGCCAACCGGCTGCTCGCGCGGATCCCGAAGGACGCGGTGGTCGCCGCGGACTACTCGCTTGTTCCGCATCTCAGCCACCGCCGCTATATCTACATGTTCCCGAACCCTTTCGAGGAAAGTAACTGGGGCATCCACGGCGAGAAGCAGGCCAACCCGGACACCGTCGAATACGTGGCGTCGCGGGACGTGCCGGGACGCGAGCCGGTGATGCAGATCCTCGGCAACCTCGGCGACCAGATGCGCTTCGAGCGCATCGCCACTGCCGGCAGCATCCAGCTGTACCGCCGCGTCAACCACGTGCCGCCGGCCGCCAATGCCACGTGCGGGGACTGGAACGGCGACGGCATCATCTCGAACGAGGATCTTCGCTGGATCGCGTTCGCGATCATGAAGAAGAAGCCGTGCCCGATCTGGGTCTGCGACATCGACGGCGACCGTCAGATCCGCTATGCGGACGTCCTGCGACTCGGTCATTACCTGCAGGATCCGCAGACCGCGCTGCTCTGCCCTACGCAGGACGGCAGCAAATAG
- the asnB gene encoding asparagine synthase (glutamine-hydrolyzing), producing the protein MCGIVAILSDGEPVDAGSVERATRALHHRGPDARHCWIDEEARIGLGHARLSIIDLSTGDQPLANEDATIHAVVNGELYDFERIRRELEDKGHRFATRSDSEILLHLYEDLGLGCMEHLRGEFAFVLWDSRRRILVAGRDRFGIKPLFYAQRGGKLLFASEAKALFAAGVPARWDHESFFDANSLVVPRQDRTLFASVRQVPPGHLLVASGSRVEIQRYWDFDYPLADAVDERSDAECAELLRDALDEAVRLRLRADVPVGCYLSGGIDSCAVLGLASRHRIKPIRTFTLRFDRAEYDEGPIAREMADKVGAEFQPIALAQADLAEHFADAIWHGETLCLNAHGVAKFVLSRAVREAGYKVVLTGEGSDEILGGYPPFRRDMLLYDSAGQEPQVVARLLAELDSANPLSHGLLLPDGNSLPAGRVKTALGFVPSWMEAYGSTGRKMHALFSDQYLRLMAGRDSFGGLIDHIDVAGQLAGRSPVHQSLYLWAKTQLVNYVLTMLGDRMEMAHSVEGRVPFLDHHVVELVRSLPVRQKIRGTVEKYVLREAARPVLTETVYARHKHPFTSPPVALAPDGKLHELLQETLRGQALESLPFYDRGKVVGLLDRLPAMSVAERTAIDPALMMLLSACTIQQRFRPSA; encoded by the coding sequence ATGTGCGGAATCGTCGCGATCCTGTCCGACGGCGAGCCTGTCGACGCCGGCAGTGTGGAGCGAGCCACACGCGCGCTGCACCACCGCGGCCCGGACGCCAGGCACTGCTGGATCGACGAGGAAGCCAGGATCGGGCTCGGTCATGCGCGGCTGAGCATCATCGATCTCTCCACCGGCGACCAGCCGCTTGCCAACGAGGACGCGACCATCCACGCGGTCGTCAACGGCGAGCTCTACGATTTCGAACGCATCCGGCGCGAGCTCGAAGACAAGGGACACCGCTTCGCGACGCGCAGCGACAGCGAGATCCTGCTGCACCTGTACGAGGACCTCGGCCTGGGGTGCATGGAGCACCTGCGCGGCGAGTTCGCGTTCGTGCTGTGGGACTCGCGCCGGCGCATCCTCGTTGCCGGTCGCGACCGCTTCGGCATCAAGCCGCTGTTTTACGCGCAGCGCGGCGGCAAGCTGCTGTTCGCGTCCGAGGCCAAGGCGCTCTTCGCGGCCGGAGTGCCCGCGCGCTGGGACCATGAGTCGTTCTTCGATGCGAACAGCCTCGTCGTTCCGCGCCAGGACCGCACGCTGTTCGCGTCGGTGCGCCAGGTGCCGCCGGGGCACCTGCTCGTCGCAAGCGGCAGTCGCGTGGAAATCCAGCGCTACTGGGACTTCGATTATCCGCTTGCCGACGCCGTCGACGAGCGCAGCGACGCGGAATGCGCCGAGCTGCTGCGCGATGCGCTCGACGAGGCTGTCCGGCTTCGCCTGCGCGCCGACGTACCGGTGGGCTGCTACCTGAGCGGCGGCATCGACTCCTGCGCCGTGCTCGGCCTGGCGAGCCGGCATCGAATCAAACCGATCCGGACCTTTACGCTGCGCTTCGACCGCGCCGAATACGACGAAGGGCCGATTGCGCGCGAGATGGCCGACAAGGTCGGCGCCGAATTCCAGCCGATTGCGCTGGCCCAGGCCGATCTCGCGGAGCATTTTGCCGACGCGATCTGGCACGGCGAAACGCTGTGCCTCAACGCCCACGGCGTGGCCAAGTTCGTGCTGAGCCGCGCGGTGCGCGAAGCCGGATACAAGGTCGTCCTGACGGGCGAAGGCTCCGACGAGATTCTCGGCGGCTATCCGCCGTTTCGCCGTGACATGCTGCTCTACGACAGCGCCGGACAGGAGCCGCAGGTCGTCGCGCGCCTTCTTGCCGAGCTCGACAGCGCCAATCCGCTGAGCCACGGCCTGCTGCTGCCCGACGGCAACTCGCTTCCTGCCGGGCGCGTCAAAACCGCGCTCGGATTCGTGCCGTCCTGGATGGAGGCTTACGGCAGCACCGGCCGCAAGATGCACGCGCTGTTCTCCGACCAGTACCTGCGCCTGATGGCCGGTCGTGATTCTTTCGGCGGCCTCATCGACCACATCGACGTCGCGGGGCAGCTCGCCGGACGCTCTCCGGTGCACCAGTCGCTGTACCTCTGGGCCAAGACGCAGCTGGTGAACTACGTGCTGACGATGCTCGGCGACCGCATGGAAATGGCGCATTCGGTCGAGGGCCGCGTACCTTTCCTCGACCATCACGTCGTCGAGCTGGTGCGCAGCCTGCCGGTGCGCCAGAAGATCCGCGGCACCGTCGAAAAATACGTGCTTCGCGAAGCGGCCAGGCCGGTGCTGACCGAAACCGTCTACGCTCGCCACAAGCATCCGTTCACGAGCCCGCCGGTGGCGCTAGCGCCGGACGGCAAGCTGCACGAGCTGCTGCAGGAGACGCTGAGGGGCCAAGCGCTCGAATCGCTGCCTTTCTACGACCGCGGCAAGGTCGTCGGCCTGCTCGACCGCCTGCCCGCGATGAGCGTCGCCGAGCGCACCGCCATCGATCCGGCGCTGATGATGCTGCTCAGTGCCTGCACGATCCAGCAGCGTTTCCGCCCGTCGGCGTAG
- the feoB gene encoding ferrous iron transport protein B: MSATGAAVSCHDDASPVLRNSDAAPLVAVVGNPNTGKTTLFNRLTGQRARVGNYPGITIDRRSGRARFAQRDGASLDAEVFDVPGCYSLSARSAEEQIAIDALLGWNGNPKPDLALIVADATQLVRNLYLVLQILELGVPAVVALNLIDEAGSSLPDAKALSLLLGIPCIPTSARTGQGMAELQAAVADALASPRTPPRPAIPYPQAVLACADRIATELPRQWLDALSPFPSIAPGIAAGVASGVAASAGAKQALALWALTSIHGDDELEAVPHGLREKLKEERAAARGRDLDGEIIGARYAFLDAHVPSLYAPSSTAVLTERIDSVLLHPVWGFATFLLVMLVVFQALFAWADPAISLVERVFDATGSWLSAVLPAGILTDLVVQGIVGGVGNVLVFLPQILLLFLMLGVLEDSGYLARVAYLMDRVMRSVGLHGRAFVPMLSGFSCAIPAVLATRTMESRRDRLLTMMVIPLMTCSARLPVYTLVIAALYPPSKVFGFVPVQGLLMVAMYVFSTLTALGAAAVLGRTVLRGPRVPLILELPPYRMPMLTSVLQLMWMRSRLFLTEAGSVILWCTIGLWVLLSFPKLPEPPPGAPAAAHAQWQADSLANSAGGRMGKALEPAIAPLGFDWKIGVGIVGAFAAREVFVSTMGVIYGVDDAGGGKKGGEGSVALRDRMRADTHPDGRPVYSPLVGLSLMVFFALACQCMSTLAVVRRETGGWAWPAFLFGYMTALAWTASFAVFQLGRLAGFA; the protein is encoded by the coding sequence GTGAGCGCGACCGGCGCAGCGGTTTCCTGTCACGACGACGCGTCGCCGGTCCTTCGCAACAGCGACGCTGCTCCGCTCGTCGCCGTTGTCGGCAATCCGAACACCGGCAAGACCACCCTGTTCAACAGGCTGACGGGTCAGCGGGCCCGCGTCGGCAATTACCCGGGCATCACGATCGACCGGCGAAGCGGCCGCGCGCGCTTTGCGCAACGTGACGGAGCGTCGCTCGATGCCGAGGTCTTCGACGTTCCCGGCTGCTACTCGCTGTCGGCACGCTCGGCCGAGGAACAGATCGCCATCGACGCGCTGCTCGGATGGAACGGCAACCCGAAGCCCGACCTCGCGCTGATCGTCGCCGACGCCACGCAGCTCGTGCGCAACCTTTACCTCGTGCTGCAGATCCTCGAGCTCGGCGTGCCTGCGGTCGTCGCGCTCAACCTGATCGACGAGGCGGGTTCATCGCTGCCGGACGCAAAGGCGCTGTCGTTGCTGCTCGGGATCCCGTGCATCCCCACTTCCGCTCGAACCGGTCAGGGCATGGCCGAACTGCAGGCGGCCGTTGCCGATGCACTGGCGTCGCCCCGCACTCCGCCGCGTCCGGCCATTCCGTATCCGCAGGCGGTCCTTGCTTGCGCCGACCGCATCGCGACGGAGCTTCCTCGGCAGTGGCTCGATGCGCTTTCTCCCTTCCCAAGTATTGCCCCAGGTATTGCCGCAGGTGTTGCGTCGGGCGTTGCCGCGAGCGCAGGCGCAAAGCAGGCGCTGGCGCTGTGGGCACTGACGAGCATCCACGGGGACGACGAGCTGGAGGCCGTTCCGCACGGGCTGCGCGAGAAACTGAAAGAGGAGAGAGCTGCGGCGCGAGGTCGTGATCTCGACGGGGAAATCATCGGCGCGCGCTACGCGTTCCTCGACGCCCACGTTCCTTCGCTGTACGCGCCGTCGAGCACCGCGGTGCTGACCGAGCGTATCGACTCGGTGCTGCTGCACCCGGTCTGGGGCTTCGCGACGTTTCTCCTCGTGATGCTGGTGGTGTTCCAGGCGTTGTTCGCGTGGGCCGACCCCGCGATCTCGCTCGTCGAGCGCGTCTTCGATGCGACCGGAAGCTGGCTGTCGGCGGTGCTTCCGGCGGGTATCCTCACCGACCTGGTCGTGCAGGGCATCGTCGGCGGCGTCGGAAACGTGCTCGTGTTCCTTCCGCAGATCCTGCTGCTGTTCCTGATGCTCGGCGTGCTCGAAGACTCCGGATATCTCGCTCGGGTGGCGTACCTCATGGATCGCGTGATGCGGTCGGTGGGCCTGCACGGCCGCGCCTTCGTGCCGATGCTGTCGGGATTTTCGTGCGCGATTCCGGCGGTCCTTGCCACGCGCACGATGGAAAGCCGCCGCGACCGGCTGCTGACGATGATGGTGATCCCGCTGATGACCTGCTCGGCGCGGCTGCCGGTCTACACGCTGGTGATCGCCGCGCTGTATCCTCCGTCGAAAGTTTTTGGCTTCGTGCCGGTGCAGGGCCTGCTGATGGTCGCGATGTACGTGTTCAGCACGCTGACGGCGCTTGGTGCGGCTGCGGTGCTCGGTCGCACCGTGCTGCGCGGCCCGCGGGTGCCGCTGATCCTCGAGCTGCCGCCGTACCGCATGCCGATGCTGACGAGCGTTCTGCAGCTCATGTGGATGCGCTCGCGGTTATTCCTGACCGAGGCCGGCAGCGTGATCCTGTGGTGCACGATCGGCCTGTGGGTGCTGCTGTCGTTCCCGAAGCTGCCCGAGCCGCCGCCCGGTGCTCCCGCCGCTGCGCACGCGCAGTGGCAGGCCGATTCGCTGGCGAACAGCGCCGGCGGACGCATGGGCAAGGCGCTGGAGCCGGCCATCGCCCCGCTCGGTTTCGACTGGAAGATCGGCGTCGGCATCGTCGGTGCATTCGCGGCGCGCGAAGTGTTCGTCTCGACGATGGGCGTGATCTACGGAGTGGACGACGCAGGCGGCGGGAAGAAGGGCGGCGAGGGAAGCGTGGCGTTGCGGGACCGCATGCGCGCCGACACGCATCCCGACGGCAGGCCGGTCTACAGCCCGCTGGTAGGGCTGTCGCTGATGGTGTTCTTCGCGCTGGCCTGCCAGTGCATGAGCACCCTGGCGGTGGTCCGCAGGGAAACGGGCGGCTGGGCGTGGCCGGCGTTCCTGTTCGGCTACATGACGGCGCTGGCGTGGACGGCAAGCTTCGCCGTCTTCCAGCTCGGCCGCCTCGCCGGCTTTGCCTGA
- a CDS encoding FeoA family protein, producing the protein MVTPLSNLPLRSRAKVLRVGGQPGFRRRLMEFGLVPGTPVEVVRVAPLGDPIQLLVRGCRLSIRVAEAAEVTVFSGEPTDVLSPEPAHASVAACSGCRS; encoded by the coding sequence ATGGTGACCCCGCTCTCCAATCTTCCGCTTCGCAGTCGCGCGAAGGTGCTTCGCGTCGGCGGCCAGCCCGGCTTTCGCCGCCGCCTGATGGAATTCGGCCTGGTGCCGGGCACGCCGGTCGAAGTCGTGCGCGTGGCTCCCCTCGGAGATCCGATCCAGCTCCTGGTGCGCGGCTGCCGCCTCTCGATCCGCGTCGCGGAGGCCGCCGAAGTCACGGTGTTTTCCGGAGAGCCGACCGACGTGCTGTCGCCCGAGCCGGCGCACGCGAGTGTTGCGGCCTGCTCCGGCTGCAGGTCGTGA
- the lpdA gene encoding dihydrolipoyl dehydrogenase, giving the protein MAEGAQSFDVVVIGAGPGGYVAALRAAARGLSAAVVERDRLGGVCANQGCIPTKALLRSAEVFATMRDAASFGIRASAVEIDLAAIVDRARKTASRMEKTVEALLRAAKVPVLRGDATLDGRGKVRIKAAAGESVVCARHIILATGARAKVPPGMESDGRVVWTYPDALVPPALPGSLAVVGAGAIGVEFASFFRTLGSEVTLIEMQPRILPLEDADIGEAMQRAMKKQGVRILTGATVSDVAKEQDSVSLTLTMASGTEAVRADRLLVATGIAANVEGLGLEQTRVRVDRGHVVVDEWLATGEEGIYAIGDLTGPPWLAHKASREAVVCIDRIAGAAGARPLIASQVPSCTYARPQAASVGLTEAAAKQAGRTLRIGRATFVGNGKARALGETDGFCKTLFDATTGELVGAHLIGPEVTELIPAFALALAGELTEAEILATVFPHPTLSEVIAEAVEAAFPVQPAGFSEKKAPPARESGSAGGDGD; this is encoded by the coding sequence ATGGCAGAAGGCGCTCAAAGCTTCGACGTCGTCGTGATCGGCGCGGGACCCGGCGGTTACGTCGCCGCGCTTCGCGCCGCCGCGCGTGGACTGTCGGCGGCCGTCGTCGAGCGTGACCGCCTCGGCGGCGTCTGCGCGAACCAGGGCTGCATTCCGACGAAGGCGCTGCTGCGCTCGGCCGAAGTGTTCGCGACGATGCGCGATGCCGCTTCGTTCGGCATCCGCGCAAGCGCCGTCGAGATCGATCTTGCGGCCATCGTCGATCGCGCGCGCAAGACCGCGTCGCGAATGGAAAAGACCGTCGAGGCCCTGCTGCGCGCGGCCAAGGTGCCGGTGCTGCGAGGAGACGCCACGCTCGACGGTCGTGGAAAAGTCCGCATCAAGGCCGCGGCAGGAGAAAGCGTCGTCTGTGCCCGTCACATCATCCTTGCCACCGGCGCGCGCGCGAAAGTGCCGCCCGGCATGGAAAGCGACGGCCGCGTCGTCTGGACTTATCCGGACGCGCTCGTCCCGCCCGCGCTGCCTGGTTCGCTCGCCGTCGTCGGCGCCGGTGCCATCGGCGTCGAGTTCGCGAGTTTCTTCCGCACTCTCGGATCCGAGGTCACGTTGATCGAGATGCAGCCGCGCATCCTGCCGCTGGAAGACGCCGACATCGGCGAGGCGATGCAGCGCGCGATGAAGAAGCAGGGCGTTCGAATCCTCACCGGCGCGACGGTTTCCGACGTCGCGAAGGAGCAGGATTCGGTGAGCCTCACGTTGACGATGGCCTCCGGCACCGAGGCGGTTCGCGCCGACAGGTTGCTGGTCGCCACCGGCATCGCGGCCAACGTCGAAGGCCTCGGGCTCGAGCAGACCCGCGTGCGCGTCGACCGCGGCCACGTCGTCGTCGACGAGTGGCTCGCGACCGGCGAGGAAGGGATCTACGCGATCGGCGACCTGACCGGACCGCCGTGGCTCGCACACAAGGCGAGTCGCGAAGCAGTCGTCTGCATCGACCGCATCGCCGGGGCCGCCGGTGCGAGACCGCTCATCGCGAGCCAGGTTCCTTCGTGCACCTACGCGCGGCCCCAGGCTGCGAGCGTCGGCCTCACCGAAGCGGCGGCGAAGCAGGCCGGACGCACGCTGAGGATCGGGCGCGCGACGTTCGTCGGAAACGGCAAGGCCCGTGCGCTCGGCGAGACCGACGGCTTCTGCAAGACGCTCTTCGATGCGACCACCGGCGAGCTCGTCGGTGCCCACCTGATCGGCCCCGAAGTAACCGAGTTGATCCCGGCCTTTGCACTCGCGCTGGCGGGGGAGCTGACCGAAGCGGAGATCCTCGCGACGGTGTTTCCCCACCCGACGCTGTCGGAGGTCATCGCCGAAGCCGTCGAAGCGGCGTTTCCAGTCCAACCTGCCGGTTTTTCAGAGAAAAAAGCGCCGCCGGCGCGCGAGTCGGGCAGCGCCGGAGGCGACGGGGATTGA
- a CDS encoding dihydrolipoamide acetyltransferase family protein encodes MKVEVRMPRLSDSMSEGSVTAWFKSEGEAVAEGEAIAEIETEKSTVDLQAPKAGVLARIVVAAGSGAVAVDSVLAEIETDAQAAAQSKPIGEASADAPHEVEQKGGENAQAQGGKDAEEAKDTTAANTAPPREKEAAASREQQAPAPSQQQAPAPSQPQAPAPSQRQAPAPSEREAAKPERPARGDEKKVEPRKPPLLHVARPAREAASGDDDAEIAATPLARRMAAQAGIPLASLSASGIGGKICKADVEAAVGRTSPLALVSSRPAAPGATPTRAAAAPAPMSRVRKTIAERMTRSKATIPHFYLSSDCRVDRLLDVRERLKADGLSISVNDFVVRAAAIALGRVPEANASWSDDGGIIRHDRIDIAVAVALDDGMVTPVVRGADGLGLAAIGETIRALAARARDGKLAPSEYDGATFTISNLGMHGVGEMFAIINPPQACILGVGAAEPRAVVENGNVVAGTVMTLSVSADHRVLDGTTGARLLAEIRRLLEEPARMLV; translated from the coding sequence ATGAAAGTCGAGGTGCGGATGCCGCGCCTGTCCGACTCGATGTCGGAAGGGTCGGTGACGGCGTGGTTCAAGAGCGAAGGCGAAGCGGTAGCCGAAGGCGAAGCGATTGCCGAGATCGAAACCGAGAAATCGACGGTAGACCTCCAGGCTCCGAAAGCCGGCGTGCTCGCGCGCATCGTCGTCGCGGCAGGGAGCGGCGCCGTTGCGGTAGACTCGGTGCTCGCAGAAATCGAGACCGACGCGCAGGCGGCGGCGCAGTCGAAACCGATTGGCGAAGCGTCGGCCGACGCTCCGCACGAAGTCGAGCAGAAGGGCGGCGAGAACGCTCAGGCCCAAGGCGGGAAGGACGCGGAGGAAGCCAAAGATACGACGGCTGCCAACACGGCGCCGCCTCGCGAGAAGGAAGCGGCCGCGTCGCGTGAGCAACAAGCGCCTGCGCCGAGTCAGCAACAAGCGCCCGCGCCGAGTCAGCCACAGGCGCCTGCGCCGAGTCAGCGACAGGCGCCCGCGCCGAGTGAGAGGGAAGCGGCGAAGCCGGAGCGTCCGGCGCGTGGCGACGAGAAAAAAGTCGAACCACGAAAACCGCCGCTGCTGCACGTCGCAAGGCCCGCGCGCGAGGCCGCAAGCGGTGACGACGACGCGGAGATTGCGGCCACTCCTCTTGCGCGCCGGATGGCCGCGCAGGCCGGCATCCCGCTCGCATCCCTTTCGGCGAGCGGGATCGGCGGCAAGATCTGCAAGGCTGACGTCGAGGCGGCAGTCGGTCGCACGTCTCCGCTCGCCCTGGTGAGCTCTCGTCCGGCCGCGCCGGGTGCGACGCCAACGCGAGCCGCCGCCGCACCCGCACCGATGTCGCGGGTGCGTAAGACGATTGCCGAGCGGATGACGCGCTCGAAGGCGACGATTCCTCATTTCTACCTGTCGTCGGACTGCCGCGTGGACCGGCTGCTCGACGTGCGCGAGAGGCTGAAGGCCGACGGCCTTTCGATCTCGGTCAACGACTTCGTCGTGCGCGCCGCTGCGATTGCGCTCGGGCGCGTTCCCGAGGCGAACGCTTCGTGGAGCGACGACGGCGGCATCATCCGCCACGATCGGATCGACATCGCCGTGGCGGTCGCCCTCGACGACGGCATGGTGACGCCGGTGGTGCGCGGCGCCGACGGACTCGGCCTTGCGGCGATCGGCGAGACGATTCGCGCGCTGGCCGCGCGCGCACGCGACGGCAAGCTCGCGCCCAGCGAGTACGACGGCGCAACATTCACGATCTCGAATCTCGGCATGCACGGCGTCGGCGAAATGTTCGCGATCATCAATCCTCCGCAGGCCTGCATCCTCGGAGTCGGAGCGGCCGAGCCTCGCGCGGTCGTCGAAAATGGAAACGTCGTCGCCGGCACCGTGATGACGCTGTCGGTATCCGCCGATCATCGCGTGCTCGACGGCACTACCGGTGCCAGGCTGCTGGCCGAAATCCGCCGCCTGCTCGAGGAGCCGGCGCGCATGCTGGTCTGA